TAGCACATAATCATAGCGCGAAAGGCCTACCAAATAACCGCATTATAAATAAACATAAAACACACTCCGTCGTCTCCCCCACTAGCCAACCTAAATATTCCATCAATTTCAAAATATAAGGGTTAATAGTTTTTtggaaagtcaaatttctttaactttgaccaagttcagagccaaaaatatcgacatcgacaatattaaataaaacaaaatgaaaattcatttcatgagACAGCTAATAACACCGatttgatattatgaattttgatatatttctctataAATTTAAGCAAATTTAAAGAGTTTAGACTTTTCAAAAAAGTAATACATCATATATTTTGAAATAGAGTGCGTAAAGAAATTTAAGAACCCTAACAAATTCAACGGCGCGGCAAAGCACGCCCAACCCTTCTAATCAGGATTTAAAACGGACTCGCCCGGACAGCTGAGAAGCAAAATTTTAAGGGACAGCTACATATGCCATTAGCGCACAGAGTACTCTACCGACACTCCGCCGCTACCAGCCGCCAGCCTGCTTCCGAAAGGAAATcctgcttcttctttctttcttttttgaacCAAAAACTAATCCTACTTCTGTTTCCCTATCGGAGAAGGAGCCAACTCAGCCAAGGCAAACCTTCATCAATTCCCCACTCCCACCATGACCACGCGCACGACACACACCCGATCGCCGCGGAGGCTTCGGCATGGACGGTTTGCGCGATAACTCCCGGCCGCCCTTTCGCGGCATCGACAGCCCCTCGCCGTCCGAATTCCGCGTGAGCTCCAGCCAGCGACGGCGCCGCTCCGCCTCTCGCAACGCTCCGCTGACACCTCCCATGCACCGCACCAGCGGCCTAGTCCGTCACCACGCAGAGCCGCGCCGCAAGCACCACCACCGGCGTGAGCGCAGCCGCAGCCCTCGCCTTGAGTCGGCACGCAAAGCTGGCTCGCCATCTGCCAAGTGGTCTCGGTTCGAAGACGGCTCTTCGAGCGCGCTGGCTCCGCCTCTGATGGATGATGGCAGCACGACCCTTGACTGCCCTGACAGTCCCATGTGATTATCTACCTCCTGTTCCTGGGACTAGTATATACTCCCTCCCTTTGTAAATATTAAGTCTTCCTAgggatttcaacgagtgactataTACGAagtaaaataagtgaatctacactctaaaatatatctacgtACATTTGTATGttttcatttgaaatgtctaaaaagacttgtatttaggaacggagggagtatctttttaCTTGTTTGGCTCTGTGTTTCAAGCTTCCTGTGGTTGTTGACGCAGATACTGTTACGAGGATGATCAGAGGATAAGATTTGGGCAATACGGCGTCTCTGATGGTCCAGGGATCACTGACAGGTACAATTTACAAAACTTTGTATCAGATTTGTATGGGCCTCATTTAAGGATGCAGATATGTTCTACACTAGATAGGAAACAAACTTGTTATATCAACTCTATGATTGGACTAGTGCAATCAAAAGACCATGATGTTCTGGTTTTTTTATACACATTGGAAACAGTTTTACTTGCCTAGTGTCATTTTTTAGTAGCTAGCAGATGTTCCCTGAATGTGAGTAATCTGCCGGTGTTTCTTGTCCATCATATTAGTTATGTGCTGAACCAGTTATCCAAATAGGGAACCAGACGGCAAACAGGAAGATCATTCATATAATGCGCTGGTGGATGACTTTATGGGTGCTGTGGTGGAGAACTGGTGTGAGCCAGCCAACTTCGATCAAGCAGCGCGTGAAGAGCGTTACCGAAAGCAGACGAATCGATTCGCTGAGTTAGCTCTGAAACGTtacaacaaaaacaaaaacaataaGGTAAATATATATATTTAAGGTTCTTTGGTACAAGAGTGTGATTTGTTCAATTAAGGCTACTACAGAACTTGTTAATGTATGACTCCGATAAAACCTTATCTGCCACTCAAGTAACTTTAATAGAACCATGTTACTATGTGCTGCACACAGGCCGCAAGAAGAAAAGGTTCCTTTTAGGATATCACAGTGAAATACGACAGCAGAATTTGTATTACTAAAGCAACACGTGTAATGCCGCAACTAAAATCCATATtcagaaaaaacatttcccccatgTCCAAGCTGACAAATTTGATAGTGAACTTAATAACACAATAACAAAACATAAGCTGAGTAAGAGAAACCAAAGATAACATAGCACATAAGCTGACTAACTGGACAATTGTACCTTTGGTGGAGTCAATGTTCCCATGCACAGCAATGGGAGAACCAAATATGAAAGATTgagaaattattattattattattattattattattactactacaactACTACTAAGTTATAACAAGGACTGTCCTCTTCACTATGTTTCATTTCAGAGAGGGAGTGAATGTTAATGATTAAGATAAATGTGTTGGTCAATGTTTTATAAAATTATTTGCTTTCTTTACCAATTGTATAGATGTTGAAACTTGTGTGTACTGTCATACTTGTTGAGCTTGTTTTTATTCGTGACAATGGCCAGGTTAAGTATTCACTTGTTGAGGCAATAGATGGAGCAATATTTCATGAGCGATCTTACGATTACGCCCATGTGAACTTCTATGCTAATGCTAAGAATGGCCCAAAGAAGAACGATCCTAAAGTGCTTGTTTTTGCTGAGCTCAAACATGTTGGACGGCGAGTTAACGCAATGGCTCTCACGTCTTTCCATTTTCTTGATGAGAAGAAACAAACCAGTAAGTATTTTTAGATCTTCTAGTTTGCTTAGTTGAAAATTGCTTAGACATCTCATGAATTGTTTTACAGCTGGACGTCGTGATGTTGCTCGGAGCTCGCGCGTGATTCGGGAGATATATCATTGCTATGCTTGTACCAATGATATGAAGCACCCCCAGGGATCAAGCTATAAGGCAGGCCACTTTGCTGCTGTATCATATTACTTTGAGGATTAGGTACGCGATTTGTTAGAACTTGTATTTTTAGGTGGCCATAGGCCCCGGTACAATAAGCAAAAAAAAAACCTTATAGAGGAAAATACAAAGGGTACAGGTCTAAATATTGTAAATCTACAACACTGAGTTTGAACAGACCAAAGCCGTGACGTGCTTTAGCATGGGCCTTCATAAACAAATTCGACAACTGTAACTCGAAAGGCACATACTAAAGAGCAACAACCCTGCACACCAACTCACAAAAAATAGCACCAACACCAATATGTTTGATGAGCTCATACTTCAAAGGGTTGCACAACATTTGCAACAGTTGTACTGTCTAACAATAAGTACTAGGTGTAGTAACGGAGATACTAAACTCCTAAAGTAACCACCATAACCAAGTTAGTCTTGTCGTCAAAAGAGTCATAGCTAGCAATTCAGCCTCTATACTCGAACATAAAACTTTAGTTTGTTTTTTCGTCTTCCAGGgtatgagagaaccaccaagaaaaatgCATTAAGCAGAATGTGAACGATGACCTGAGAGATCAGTAGCCCATGTAGCGTTCGAATAGGCCTGAAGTTGTAAAGAAGCGTCTGAATAGGCCTGAAGTTGTAAAGAACTAGAGCAAAGGAAGAAAAGACAGTGAAAATCGCACCATAAAGTTATCGGAGAACACGAAGAAAATGACTAGGCCGGGGTTACCCctttaaaaaaaaattgaagatGACTAGGGCATGGTTATCCCTTTTTTAAAACAAGGAAGATGACCATAGTGAACCGATGTGAAAGCAAAACAAACTGGCACAAAATATAAACAGGATAGGATATATTTAGACGAGTGACAGCTATAGACGAAGTCACCATAGACTCCTCATAGTCGACTGGAATGTGTCCTCCCACTGTACGAACATTGCTATAAagtaaaataaatccagaaaatgcgaGCACCAGTGTAAGACTTAAACCTTGCTGGGTTGGGGATATACTGTCCTCCTAAACAGGTTGGTTCACCCGTTGTCCAAGCTTGACAACAAGCAACATAGGAAAAGTCTTTCCTTCTCCACAAGAAAAGCTCTTCTCCTCCCGTCAGCGTCGTCGCCTGTCCGCCCCATCTCTGATGGCCTCTAGGCcatggaggtgcggaggatctcgGGCCCCTGCCGGTGGGAGGGACCCCGTTCTCGTTCTTTTTAGATACAACGTCTTGGTTCGGGCTGTGTGACGGCGGCGATGTCTCTTAGTAGGAATCATGTCACCCACGTTCTATCCCCGTCCCGATAGTGCGTCTAGCAttgtcggagggcgtgtggaggtttgtttccgtcggatcttgcgggatttgatcgatgctggtcttcggtggatctgttTGGATCTGGTATTCGTTCGTATTCGTTTGGGTATTTACAGGTTTGATCCTTTTGATCCACGACTTTCTTCATCGATGATGGTTGCtactctggtgcgctggtcctatgaggccttagcatgacgacttcccgactgtctactacaacaacgtTTGCCCGGCTCCGTGAGGGAGGGCGATGATAgcggcacgccttcggctcgcttcagtgtttgtagtcgttgttaggtggtccacggacatggttgtaatttttattaccccTATAGTTCTTTAAGCTGcgatgattgaagatgaatagattggatgtttcttgaaagaaaaaacatgttGGTTTGGCCATGTTCTTTTTCTACGTGCATGAGAGTACATAGTACGTATGTGACAAGGGTGTCCCTTTCTTGTACTACAAAACTTGTGTGCATGTATTCGCAGAAAAAACAACTTGTGTGCATAAATCTATGGTTTTTTTCAGAGTACGCCGATGATGTATCATATTTTGTTAAAAGGGAGAATGTTAATTACAAGAGCGGCTAATATGGATGCGAACATCTACAAAGGCACATCGCCACCTTACACCAAAGTAAACAAAGCTCACTCTTTCACAAAAGGGTCTAAGCCACCAACTCTGAAACCTGTccgtgacatagttatgtcacatctaaactcatgtccactctgtttgtgatCTATTTTTTTGTCTTAGTTTTTTTTCTTATTACTGCATTATATATTTATGGAAGTTTAGATGTGACATTCTtcaaaaacatctagatgtgaattagtcaAACTGAAAGTGAAAACGCAGATCAAGCTTCCTCTCAGATAAAACCGAGTCCTCGCTGAACGTGCACGGTCACGTACGGGTCGCCTTACAAACCTGAGTCTAGACGATCCGCTGCGAGTCTGCACACCACTTCGACCCAAACACGATGGACGCCGGCGACGGCGTCTCCTTGCCCTACGACGTGCTCCTTAAAATCTTAAGCCGCCTCCATCCACGCACCCTCGCGAGGTGCCGGCGCGTCTGCCACGCATGGCGGGCCGCCGTGGACGGCatcgacgacctcctcctcctggacTACTTTCCCAGGCACGCCTTTCCCGGAATCTTCTTCACCACGATCGGCTGCTAGTCTGATTCTTCCTTCTTCGCCCCGCCATGTATGCCCACAGGGCGGGATGGCAAGCCTGGCTTCCGACGCCTCGCGTATCCACGCGAGGCAACCGTACGCCGGTCGTGCAACGGCCTTCTCCTGCTCGAGGACTGGGGGTACTGCTACGTTTTCAACCCAGCGACCGGGCGGTACGCCGAGCTGCCGCGCCCTTCGATGAAGAGTCCCGTCGACGCCATGTCCCTCGCCTTTGACCCGGCCGTGTCGCTGCACTTCGACGTGTTTGTCTTCGAGAAAGATGTGTCAGCACAACATAGCAAACAAGCCGAGGCTTCAACGCTCGAGCAAGGGAAAGATGAGgtcgtcgaggaggaggaggaggagccgagggAGCATGTGTTGCCTTTGGAATTGTTCTCGTCGCGTACCTGGCAATGGGAGAAACGAGAATTCATGCCTGGGCATTGTGCCCCAGGGAACCTCTATGACATTCTTGCGACCACTTCGCCAGGTAACCAAACGGTGTGGTCTTCTGAGTACTGGCGTGGGTCGCTCTACATGCATTGCCACTATAGCATCCTCACGATCCTACGTCCGTCGAAGGGGACTTACGACATggttagagcatcttcagccgcgtcACAGAAAGGTCTTCCCAGACGAATTTTTCACACCGGCGCTGAAAAAACGGCCCAGACGCGCTTTCAGGAGCctgattttcgccggcctgggccgaaatcagcgccggcggacccaggccgaacccagcaCGCTGGGGACGCTAGGGCGAATGGTTTTGGCGCAAAAAGCCGcaggccagccgcgtcagcgacaccgcaCCTCGCCTTCCCCAACGCCTCGGTTCCCatggggaatcaatggcaaggctgccgccgccggtcagccttgccattgattcctcacgggcggcgcgtcacgggacggcgcgccgacgcctcccctccctcgcacgcgtacacaccaGCCCAGCCCTCGCCGCCGAGCtatacctctcccgagcgccgccgcccagcccctcctctcccgcccctccccgatggccgagcgtttccccggagacgaggcggcggccaacggcttcggccgccgcacgctccgcgaacaggagtcctgactCCTAtcccaggcgaacatcccggcgccgccggacatgcgtattcgacgggctggaggctcagcaacgggggagtgcctATTCCCCCATTGCCCGATGTCGTGGCCAAACCCtcctacttcgccgacgaggtcgacgtcgtgcgcgcctccctcaccgacgcccaactctccctcccccagtacgccgccgacaaccacgcggcttgggcggcgtacttcgagcgccgtcagcagcagcggatggcgtccaccaacggcgcgccgaTGGTCGGCAgcctgaagaacagcgaggggcaccacctgtggtggggcgtccccggccgcacactcgagggcgtgctgacgcagCTCGATGGCGGCAACGACctgccgttggcgtaccccccggcaagggcggccgccccggcgcacCACCGACGCgacaggccatgggcgccaaggaggttcggctcctcctcttcttcctcctcctcgcgctcttcctcgcactcctccggcactccggcgctgctcggcgtcaaggccgagcccgcggcggagacgccgctcggccggcgcactcgcagcgccggcatagtcatcaacgagggcggccggcgcgcctcctcgtcggctctcctccgcgcttcgtcaagccaaagacggagccggggctcgcgccggtgaaggcagagccggggctcgccgccgtgaagacggagcacggcgaggtcgagcgcgacgacgacgcggcccttgaatgggcacgccaggactccctcaagatggcgaggggagcgccagtgcgccgtcCTGCAGCGCTTCACGGAGCGCCGCCGGGGCCACGACGAAGGAGGAGTCATCgtcatcgacgacagcgacgacgacgacgacgcgccgccgccaccaccagtccgccatggcgacgccgggtccagcaggggcgcccgcgtcaaggaggagaaggccgacgacgaggatggcggcgacgacggcgactactcggTGTTCAGCCAGTTTTTTTTAATTAGTTTATTATATAtttgctatgtaatgaaaatcGGCGAACTTTGTCGAAATATATACCCAAGTTGGCCGAAATTTGTCGTGTTtagccgaacttcgccgaactgTGCCGAAATTTGCTATACATTTTTAATTTTTAaacgcgcctgggggcggccctggggccggcggctgggacCAACTCGCCCCAGGCCCATTTTTTACGCCGACTCACCCCCAGAcagcgattttaggcgccccttgaggggccaacggctggagatgctcttagactcCATGGAAACCCTGCACGAGGTGCATATACTGGAATTCCATCTTAGCAAACTACGAAAGAGGGATTCACTACGTGATGGTCGACGAAGTGCATCTTCAAGTATGGATGTTAACCGATTCGACGGATGGTCAACTAGATTGGACACTAGCACACGATGTTAGCCTCAACCCGCACGGTCATATGATTAAGCCTCTTGCAATACAGCCCAAGGTGACATGGGGTGTTGTCAGAAGCAGGACTGGACCGACTAGCATAGGCTACAATGACGATTATGATGACTTGAAGAGAACGAGGACGGAGCCGGAATAAATGACTCTGAATATTTTTGGGACTCGGACAATGACAACTTCATCGACGTGGTTGGAGGAGCTGTCCACCTTAAGCCGCCGGAATGGGGTGACCACTGTAGGATCGCGGGATTCCATCCCCACAAGAATGCACTCATCCTCGTACTTGATTGGGCAGTGGTAGTGTACTATCTTGACATGTCGAGGATGCAGTACCTAGGCGACTCACATGAGCCCTAAGAGACCCTGAGCAAGATGCTTTCTATGTCAAAGGATCGTTTACTTACCGCCCTTGCTACAAGGACGTGCTATGGGTGGGGAAATTTTCCAGGATGTCTTAGACTGGTATATGACTCTATTATATATAGCATTTGAGATGCACTTTACCCCTAGGCTTAGTATCGTTTCTATGTATGCTTTCCTATGTGGTTATATACATAGTTCCCATTGAACGGATTTTTTTGTTCTGAGACTTACGCAATGAACGGATATGTGTGCTATTTATTTCTTGTGTACAAGAAGAAATTACTTGGTCTTTTTAGTACTCCGGATCACTGGTGTGCGTTGGTTACTAAGTTACTAAGTTTCATGCACCCCTCCCCGAAGTTGATCTGCTCCTGTTGTTTCTTGAAGTTTTGATATTTTTAATGTTCTTGCATTTGCACAAGGACTCGCTACAACACGGTAGAGTATCCAAGGTGTTCTGTAGTAGGCGGCTTAAAACCGCCCTCACTTACCTTGGCCGGGTCAGCCACTGACATAGTCGTCCAGGTCAAAACCGAATTGACTTCTAAAATGCGAATTGACATAGTTATATAATAATGGTTATCACATAGAGCAAGCTAGCATATGCAACCGCGGCTACGATGGGCCCGGTTATGGAGTCGACGATTGCCACGGATGTGGGTGTAAgttggaagcgttcctactctccAGGAGGAGAGCCGTGTGGGTATTTATTGATCTGGGCGTAATATGCCGTGAGGTATAAGAAGCAGTCGATCGTTAGGATACAACTGTCATAAAGAAGACCAGGATGAATACGAGAGAAAGAGGGAGTAGAGATAGATACATATGAGATTACAATAGTGGTAATCCACTTCTGAGCCCAGGCTCAGCTGCACCCGCCCTTACgaagaaaatcaaaataaatattagaAAAACTCAAAAAATTCCAactttttgtgtggtagataatttgctGCCTGGGGTACGCTttaattttcaaatcatttggacatatgagcagctctcgacaaaaaagacaaattcggggTCAGTAATTTTTTTTACTGTTCATGCACTTTTCCAtcctgatttgtcttttttgctaagAGCTTCTCAGAAGTCCAAATGATCTCaaatttggagcggacctcacgtGACAAATTGTCTACCATCCAAAGAAagattggaattttttgaatttattttgaaatttttgtgatttttttcctggacgggtgcagatgagcctgggcac
This DNA window, taken from Triticum aestivum cultivar Chinese Spring chromosome 1D, IWGSC CS RefSeq v2.1, whole genome shotgun sequence, encodes the following:
- the LOC123165696 gene encoding uncharacterized protein; this translates as MDGLRDNSRPPFRGIDSPSPSEFRVSSSQRRRRSASRNAPLTPPMHRTSGLVRHHAEPRRKHHHRRERSRSPRLESARKAGSPSAKWSRFEDGSSSALAPPLMDDGSTTLDCPDSPIYCYEDDQRIRFGQYGVSDGPGITDREPDGKQEDHSYNALVDDFMGAVVENWCEPANFDQAAREERYRKQTNRFAELALKRYNKNKNNKVKYSLVEAIDGAIFHERSYDYAHVNFYANAKNGPKKNDPKVLVFAELKHVGRRVNAMALTSFHFLDEKKQTTGRRDVARSSRVIREIYHCYACTNDMKHPQGSSYKAGHFAAVSYYFED